The genomic stretch aTCCATCCTCATATAAACAAAAGATTCATCAATCAATCATGGTCATTTTCCTAAATTATGAATTTTTTACTTACATCCTGccatttatttttttattcaacAAAGTTTGCCAACCTCGAGATGTGTTTAATTCAACAAAGTTTGCCATTGTGACGTATGACTCTCCTATAGTCAGATTTTCAATCTCCACTAATGACTACTTGATGTTTGCACTTGCAAGGATGAGAGGATGGTATGCTGCGTTTCCTGGAACGCCCAACAGGTTCTCCTCGACTTTAGTTGGGAAACTGGTTAGGATCCATACTCATTTACGaaaataagttatattttccaGAAATTtaatattatgtaatttaatgttGGAATTGTAATTTAATGGGATTGTAATTAAACGTTGAACTGTAATTTTATGGGATTGTGTTTGTATCAATTGGTGtaatttgttattatttattgtaatataaattattcataaatcattatttattaatatttaggTACAAACAATTAATCATAAGTcgttatttattaatatttatgtaCAAAATATAAACGTAAACATTTACGTACGAAACAAAACATAGACGGTTTTacattaattaattccttaatcttTGATGTGGGTCCCATATATACTGTTTAAAAAAAAGAACTGAACATGCTAACGAGGATGCACAGTATTGCAGGAAATGTTCCTGTATTTATAAAGAGAAGATATCTAGAGGTTTTTGTTTAAGAAGATTCTAGATCTAAGTTTAAATTAGGGTTTTTATAATGTGTGTCCTAAGGATACAtgttaataacctaattaaagaaagattgttGATGATAAATGTGAGTTTGTGTATCACTCATGATATATTCTCAACAatctttctttttttgaattattAATGTGTGCATTTAGGGTATAGAAAAACCCTTCAAATTATATTGATTACTATATATATCGTTTTTTTATTGTAATTGAGATTCACTAATACAACTGTTATCTTGATAAACTCTCCCTTCTCAATTTCTAACACTTGTGATGAATGTACCATTGAAGCATTACTATAGATAACTACCAAATTAAATGAAATTTTCACAGATTGCATAACATCATCTATcttagataaaaaaaaaaaaaaaaaaaaaaaaaaagcctatTCATATAATAACTAATTTTGGTACCCGAAAAAATAATGAGGTATATTCAAAATACATCTCATGCACGAGTACATTTTAAAATGAAATGGCTCTCCTGTATCGCGCAACGTCTTCAGATACTAAACTCTTTGGCTGCACATTACTCAATATTGTGAGCCATTCATGATACTAGCTAATATAAGACCAAACAATCAATTAATGAATAAACCAAAATATTTAATTTGAGATAGCTAAACATTATACTAGGAGTAGTACTACCTCCGTCCTAGTCAACTAATAGTTTATCTATGTTTGAATTTCTCCCCATATAATAAAAAGATGATTTCGATAAGTATTGACTGGGACGGAAGGAGAGAGTACATGATTtgtacaatgttccttcttctactCTATTTGGCATGCATGCGTGCGAAGTCATCAGTTTGAGAGCTAAGTAAAATTTCAAATTCGACTATTCTTGTGAAAGACGGCCTTACACGAGCATTGATCGATAATTGATGTTAAGCTAACTAATCTTTGATGATAACAAGCTAAGGAGGTGAAATCAAATTACAACATATATTATACCTGCATCTCTGATGTCCACATCTTCATATTCTGACGTAGGTGTCCCATAAAGACCATGCTTTCTTCGCATAATGGTTCATCCAATTTCAAGGCTTCGTATTCATGCATCACCAATTCAATAGCCTTCACGTTCCAACAATTACAATAATGTAAGTAAAATATGCAAGATGAtcgtattaaaaaaaaattactcgtAACTGATTTTATACAAGAGTTACTCATGTATCTGATCTcgatatgatttttttttttttggaaatagaGAGCATAAATTAAATCAAAGTCAAAGGTTCTCGATATGATTAAACAGCCGTAATAAGAAGCATACAAAAAGTACTACCAAGTATAAATATATATAATCgatttaatttttaattagagTGATACCGAAATATATAAATTAAACGTACCTCTTCGGTCATTGAGCAAGCTTTTTCAGCTGAGTCAAGAATTTCATAGTAGAACACAGAAAAGTTCAACGTCAACCCTAATCGTAATGGATGTGTTGGACCATATACACCATACGCCATTTGCTTTACAAGTTTCGAGTAACAAAAAAGAACAACGTGTTAGACGCAAATCAAAATAATATTCTTATATACTTCTTCCATTCCAAAATAATCTTCCTAATTTGACTTTTAATGTCAAAACTTTGACCAtgtattaaaataataaaaaaaatcgaGCCAAAGGGGTGACTTGGAGACTGTGCAAGTCAAACTAGAAAgattattttgtttattttttttttaaataaattttaaaatcttTATATGTAAATTTTGTTAGAGTCCGCTATTACATATTGTGAATAATAAGTCGAAAATTTATAGCAGGAACGTATGTATGTACCAGACCAGAACCGTAGGCAACAATGGCATCATTAGCGGCTTTGTGATAGTCATCACCTTCCAAAACCTCGGCCAAATAGCGATGATAATCTCCCTTAACCTTCATATAATACACTTTCGATGCAATGGAAGACGCACAAGGTAGGAGATGCTTGTCCAGGAGCTCCAACATGGAAGTGCACACACAAGATATTTCGCCTTGAATAACCTTATAACGGTGAGAATTTACGAGAGACGCACGCTCCATGTTACCGTCAGCCTTTTCCTTAACCTCGACCGACttcacactagtagaaaaaacccctattacGACGCGAttatcgtggcggttctaatagaaacgaCGTGAAAAGACCAATAAATTGGCGGGAACACAATTTTTATGTATGTGGGAGGTCTATTATGGCGGTTTAAGTAAGAACCGACGTGATAATTGAAACTTTTTATGGCGGTTTCAAATAAAAAACGCCACCATAAGTCAATTGTGGCGGTTAtattaacaaccgacgttaaAATGACGCTAAAAGTTTATACTAAGTTAcaattttttggactaaaaaacCGCCATTATATATTTTAGTGGCGGTTTTTAATCCCAACCGACTTTAACCTATCTATCTATGCCCTTAAAAAAGTTTATAACACCTCCCATGTTCCTTTGGAATATTAATCTTTCAATTACACTCTTGATTTTGCCTCTTCAATACCGACCCTCCATCTATTCTACTCATTTCACCACCCTCAAACCCTCATCATCCCCTTCACTCACATAACAGCCGGTTTTAATTCTCACAGATTTCCCTTCTCCGTCCCCTCTTCATAATTTTGAAACGTAATTCTCCCTTTCTCCCTTCTTCTATCCTCATTTTCTATTATTTTCTCTATCGCTTTCGTCTTTCATCAACTTAGCCGTGCCGGTCAATTTTGTATTTCGGAGGTATGATCAACCTAGATCTGTTCAATTTAAAGTAGTTCTCTTCagttttaggttttttttttaatgCTTCCTATTTTAAATGCCTGTTTTTGATTAtttatctatttatttattttttgtctGATGCGTCGCTTGCCTAACCCCGCAGACTCAACATTCCTCAGGTAAATCCCTCGGCTTAACCGCCTTGCTGGTGCGATATTTACTCCTAGGTATcttcattttttactttttcgCTTTTGAAAGTTTAGTACGGTTGCTGGTAGGTTGTCCATAGCTTATGATGATTGGGATGTGTTCCAGGTTTGTAACCATAGATTGATTGACGAGCCTGCCCGCGGTACCCAGGTACTGATTTCATTGGCTTAATTACTACTGATTTATTTGGCAAAGGTATGATTGAGATTGTTTATAATCACTCAAAATGCAGCATTTGTTCTTGAGGTTGTGTTATAGACATAATTATAATGAAGGGTTTCGGAATTT from Silene latifolia isolate original U9 population chromosome 2, ASM4854445v1, whole genome shotgun sequence encodes the following:
- the LOC141641590 gene encoding 14-3-3-like protein G-BOX factor 14 kappa; its protein translation is MERASLVNSHRYKVIQGEISCVCTSMLELLDKHLLPCASSIASKVYYMKVKGDYHRYLAEVLEGDDYHKAANDAIVAYGSGLQMAYGVYGPTHPLRLGLTLNFSVFYYEILDSAEKACSMTEEAIELVMHEYEALKLDEPLCEESMVFMGHLRQNMKMWTSEMQPKSLVSEDVARYRRAISF